A region from the Fundulus heteroclitus isolate FHET01 unplaced genomic scaffold, MU-UCD_Fhet_4.1 scaffold_132, whole genome shotgun sequence genome encodes:
- the LOC118556265 gene encoding sialoadhesin-like — translation MAHHLYHHHHHHHQSYIFLLVLCMRGILAGDWLVLLPSGPVCAVVGSSVVLPCSYDYPHSSDEFKADGRVSAQTGGNEKGQEYKVLSEMWCLGDSRCVTEKYVFHSAGIFPDPSYQNRVQYVGQPGTKNCSLRISNLTESDSGTYVFYLITNHTTEKMPPQTGIQLLVAESSRAVAVSAGPSSVIPEGAALSLACCTPAATSQSHFKWYRSTDSRVEQVGQVWHIHGVTSAQSGSYYCQVQTGDKKQNSTVLTIDVQYPPRNTVITRGAEEDHPVSLTCSSEANPPVHTFVWYQGAACLPADKSFHRGRQTPATLTGGGQTFSTANITTEEYGQHCCVARNRCGSQTHSMTLVDPRATTSSDSLGSKMVLIGVTAGILLVIVAIVAFLLTRRKTARGQSYVLTGTTATEP, via the exons ATGGCACATCATctctatcatcatcatcatcatcatcatcaaagcTACATCTTTCTTCTCGTTCTCTGTATGAGag GTATTCTGGCTGGTGATTGGTTAGTCCTTCTCCCCTCCGGTCCCGTTTGTGCTGTGGTTGGTTCCTCAGTAGTCCTGCCTTGTTCCTATGACTACCCGCATAGCTCTGATGAATTCAAGGCAGATGGGAGAGTCTCTGCGCAG ACAGGAGGCAATGAAAAAGGACAGGAGTATAAAGTTCTGTCAGAGATGTGGTGTCTTGGAGACAGCCGCTGCGTTACAGAGAA ATACGTGTTCCACAGTGCCGGTATCTTCCCTGACCCATCTTATCAGAACCGGGTACAGTACGTGGGACAACCAGGAACCAAGAACTGCTCTCTGAGGATTTCCAATCTCACAGAGTCAGACAGTGGAACCTACGTGTTTTACCTCATTACCAACCACACAACGGAGAAGATGCCTCCGCAGACTGGAATACAACTCCTAGTGGCAG AATCCTCCAGAGCGGTCGCAGTCTCAGCAGGTCCATCCAGTGTCATCCCTGAGGGTGCAGCTTTAAGCCTGGCCTGTTGCACCCCAGCAGCCACTTCACAAAGTCACTTCAAATGGTACAGGAGCACAGATAGCAGGGTTGAACAGGTTGGCCAGGTGTGGCATATCCATGGAGTTACATCTGCTCAGTCTGGCAGCTACTACTGCCAAGTGCAGACTGGAGATAAGAAGCAAAACTCAACAGTTCTTACAATCGATGTGCAAT ACCCACCTCGAAACACAGTCATCACCAGGGGAGCAGAGGAGGATCATCCTGTGAGTCTGACCTGCAGCAGTGAGGCTAACCCACCGGTGCACACCTTCGTCTGGTACCAGGGTGCAGCATGTCTGCCAGCAGACAAAAGCTTTCATCGAGGAAGACAAACGCCGGCTACATTAACAGGAGGAGGCCAAACATTCAGCACGGCCAACATCACCACCGAGGAGTACGGACAGCACTGCTGTGTCGCACGCAACAGATGTGGATCTCAGACTCACAGCATGACTCTGGTCGATCCCAGAG CAACAACTTCATCGGACTCTTTAGGAAGCAAAATGGTGCTGATAGGAGTAACTGCTGGCATCCTGCTTGTTATTGTTGCCATAGTTGCCTTTCTACTGACAAG GAGAAAGACAGCCAGAGGTCAGTCATATGTCCTGACTGGGACAACGGCCACAGAACCTTGA